The following proteins are co-located in the Tardibacter chloracetimidivorans genome:
- a CDS encoding bifunctional aminoglycoside phosphotransferase/ATP-binding protein: protein MKRAVHLDYLDFSRLELRKAALETELRLNRRTASALYIAVHAITSDVDGGLALDGEGRPVEWLLEMLRFPDDARLDRHIAANPLPPAVLRRLGDRIHSFHASVEVSSSPGAALALLEVIEGNVSSMRKFPDILDRTLVRDLAGQHRTLWRSLAPLLEERRRMGRVRHGHGDLHLTNIAMIDGEAVPFDCLEFSPDLATVDVLYDLAFLLMDLWHYGCRKEANLVFNRYFDLSPEDEAGLPLLPLFLSMRAAVLTHVLALQAQGAGNKELAAQAQAYLRLASELVEPVEPRLVAIGGLSGSGKSTLAASLAHELGRAPGARIFRSDVLRKRLAGVAPETSLDESRYSLAANAQAYGLLRSLTVDALGHGHSAVADAVFARQPERKAIEAVAGDTGTTFTGIWLATEEERRVERVLARTSDASDADVIIARTQSAYAIGRLDGWVSIDASGAFERTLEAARLSLRLI, encoded by the coding sequence ATGAAGCGCGCCGTCCATCTCGACTATCTGGATTTTTCAAGGCTGGAGCTTCGAAAGGCCGCTCTCGAGACCGAATTGCGGCTCAACAGGCGAACCGCATCCGCGCTCTATATCGCCGTGCATGCAATCACCAGCGACGTAGATGGCGGGCTCGCTCTCGACGGCGAAGGGCGTCCGGTCGAATGGTTGCTCGAGATGCTGCGTTTTCCGGACGATGCGCGGCTGGACAGGCACATCGCCGCCAACCCGCTGCCGCCGGCCGTGCTGCGGAGGCTCGGCGACAGAATCCACAGCTTTCACGCATCGGTAGAGGTGAGCAGTTCCCCCGGCGCCGCTCTCGCCCTTCTGGAGGTTATCGAGGGCAATGTCTCAAGCATGCGGAAGTTTCCCGACATTCTGGACCGCACCCTCGTCCGCGATCTTGCCGGTCAGCATCGCACCTTGTGGCGAAGCCTTGCGCCGTTGCTGGAAGAGCGGCGGCGGATGGGGCGCGTCCGTCATGGGCATGGCGATCTGCACCTCACCAACATCGCGATGATCGACGGCGAGGCGGTTCCGTTCGATTGTCTGGAGTTCAGCCCCGATCTAGCGACGGTCGATGTGCTGTACGATCTGGCGTTTCTTCTGATGGACCTTTGGCATTACGGATGTCGGAAGGAAGCGAACCTTGTCTTCAACCGCTATTTCGACCTTTCACCGGAGGACGAGGCAGGCTTGCCGCTGCTGCCCTTGTTCCTTTCGATGCGCGCGGCGGTGCTCACCCATGTCCTTGCGCTTCAGGCGCAGGGGGCAGGAAACAAGGAGCTTGCCGCACAGGCGCAGGCCTATCTGAGGCTCGCGTCCGAACTGGTCGAGCCGGTCGAGCCCCGGCTCGTCGCCATTGGCGGCCTTTCAGGTTCGGGCAAGTCGACCCTGGCGGCGTCGCTTGCGCATGAGCTTGGCAGGGCTCCCGGCGCACGCATATTCCGCAGCGACGTGTTGCGGAAGCGCTTGGCGGGTGTTGCTCCCGAAACATCGCTTGATGAAAGTCGCTATTCGCTGGCGGCCAATGCTCAGGCTTACGGGCTGCTGCGCTCGCTCACGGTCGACGCGCTGGGGCATGGACATTCAGCCGTCGCCGATGCGGTGTTCGCAAGGCAGCCCGAACGAAAAGCCATAGAGGCGGTAGCCGGAGATACTGGTACGACCTTCACCGGTATATGGTTGGCGACGGAAGAAGAACGGCGTGTCGAACGCGTTCTTGCCCGCACAAGCGACGCATCCGATGCCGACGTCATAATTGCGCGGACGCAGTCTGCATACGCCATCGGGCGGCTGGACGGCTGGGTCTCCATCGATGCCTCGGGCGCTTTTGAAAGGACGCTTGAAGCCGCGCGGCTGTCGCTGAGGCTGATATGA
- a CDS encoding universal stress protein → MKNVLLLVHDDSGQEARLQCALDLTRALSGHLFCMDVVQVPVLVGAEFGAAQAQAMLLEDTRETEAANERKIKARLTVEDIAWNWRNGVGDMAPLLIEASNLVDVLVLNTALPSGSGPDMRWIISSVVTESGKPVLAVPPATKKLDVTGEALVAWNGSPPVAETLRAAVPLLSLAAGVKILQIGEAEGETAEEAAAYLSRHGIHARIERQDASVDGGSDGERLLAYCRSIEPAYCVMGAYGHGRIRESLFGGVTRLLLRDSPVPLFIGR, encoded by the coding sequence ATGAAGAACGTGCTGCTTCTGGTTCATGACGATTCCGGCCAGGAAGCCAGGCTTCAATGCGCGCTTGACCTGACCCGCGCCTTGTCCGGCCATTTGTTCTGCATGGATGTTGTTCAGGTGCCGGTGCTTGTCGGGGCCGAGTTCGGAGCGGCGCAGGCCCAGGCAATGCTGCTGGAGGACACGCGCGAAACCGAAGCTGCAAATGAAAGGAAGATCAAGGCGCGGCTGACGGTTGAAGATATCGCCTGGAACTGGCGGAATGGCGTGGGTGACATGGCGCCTCTTCTGATCGAGGCTTCAAACCTTGTGGATGTGCTGGTGCTCAACACCGCCTTGCCCTCCGGTTCGGGGCCGGACATGAGGTGGATCATCTCCTCTGTGGTCACGGAAAGCGGCAAGCCGGTGCTTGCGGTGCCGCCCGCCACCAAAAAGCTGGACGTCACCGGCGAGGCGCTGGTCGCGTGGAACGGCTCGCCCCCTGTGGCCGAGACGCTGCGGGCGGCGGTTCCGCTTCTCTCGCTCGCGGCCGGCGTCAAGATACTCCAGATCGGCGAGGCCGAAGGCGAAACCGCCGAAGAGGCGGCGGCCTATCTGTCGCGCCACGGCATTCACGCTAGGATCGAGCGCCAGGATGCTTCAGTCGACGGCGGCAGCGATGGCGAGAGATTGCTGGCCTACTGCCGGTCTATCGAGCCCGCATATTGCGTGATGGGCGCTTATGGACATGGGCGGATCAGGGAAAGCCTGTTTGGTGGCGTCACCCGACTCCTGTTGAGAGATTCGCCTGTGCCACTGTTCATTGGCCGGTGA
- a CDS encoding MBL fold metallo-hydrolase RNA specificity domain-containing protein: MGESLEITFHGAARTVTGSCMQLRYGDLAVLIDCGLFQGSRTLETLNREAFPFDASRLAAVILSHAHIDHSGLLPKLVAEGYGGPIWCTSATRDLLYHMLPDAGRIQESETERRNRRADRADEEPVPPIYTEADAMAAYAQTKGVEFESWVALAPDFRFRLWNAGHILGSASIELEAGTTRLLFSGDVGPDHKAFHPDPTAPAGFDHVICESTYGDRIREEVSIEERRTLLEAEISGALVRGGNLVIPVFALERTQELLLDIASLINAGRLPHPRVFIDSPLATRATSVFAKYAGHLEDMGSGEIFGHPAFHFMGSAAESMRLNNLSGAIILAASGMCEAGRIRHHLRHNLGRRESTILFVGFQAAGTLGRAIVDGARRVRISGHDVAVKAQVRRIDSYSAHADQDDIRAWIKARRPIAGSLFLTHGEADAIETLRRRLQSDAAADSIVTPQIGERYALASGEAARRLSTGRVNVQEAVERDWQNDYADFATNLKRELQRIDDARERREAVRRMKEVLQSYHDQRGRKKAGH; the protein is encoded by the coding sequence ATGGGGGAGAGCCTCGAAATCACCTTTCACGGTGCGGCCCGCACGGTCACCGGCTCCTGCATGCAGTTGAGATATGGCGATCTGGCGGTGCTGATCGACTGTGGGCTCTTCCAGGGTTCGCGGACGCTTGAAACGCTCAACCGGGAAGCCTTTCCCTTCGATGCGTCGAGATTGGCCGCCGTCATCCTCAGCCACGCCCATATCGATCACAGCGGGTTGTTGCCCAAGCTGGTGGCCGAGGGCTATGGCGGCCCGATCTGGTGCACCTCCGCCACCCGCGACCTGCTTTATCACATGCTGCCGGACGCCGGACGCATACAGGAAAGCGAGACCGAGCGGCGCAACCGTCGCGCCGACCGGGCCGATGAGGAGCCGGTGCCGCCCATCTACACCGAGGCGGATGCAATGGCCGCTTATGCCCAGACCAAAGGCGTCGAGTTCGAAAGCTGGGTCGCGCTTGCGCCCGATTTCAGGTTCCGGCTTTGGAACGCGGGACACATACTCGGTTCCGCCTCGATAGAATTGGAAGCCGGGACGACGCGCCTGCTCTTTTCGGGAGACGTCGGGCCGGATCACAAGGCGTTTCACCCCGATCCCACGGCCCCGGCCGGGTTCGATCATGTGATCTGCGAAAGCACTTATGGCGACCGCATTCGGGAGGAGGTCTCGATAGAGGAGCGCCGGACCCTGCTGGAAGCGGAAATCAGCGGGGCGCTGGTCCGTGGCGGCAATCTGGTCATCCCCGTGTTCGCGCTGGAGCGGACGCAGGAGCTACTGCTCGACATCGCCAGCCTCATCAACGCCGGCCGCCTCCCGCATCCGCGCGTCTTCATCGATTCACCGCTGGCGACGCGGGCGACCAGCGTGTTCGCCAAATACGCGGGGCATCTCGAGGACATGGGTTCGGGCGAGATATTCGGGCATCCGGCCTTTCATTTCATGGGCAGCGCCGCTGAATCGATGCGCCTCAATAACCTGTCGGGCGCGATCATCCTCGCCGCATCGGGCATGTGCGAGGCGGGCCGCATCCGTCATCACCTGCGCCACAATCTCGGCCGGCGTGAATCGACCATATTGTTCGTCGGCTTTCAGGCGGCGGGCACGCTGGGGCGCGCGATCGTCGACGGGGCGCGGCGGGTACGCATATCGGGGCATGACGTGGCGGTGAAGGCGCAGGTCCGGCGAATCGACAGCTATTCGGCCCATGCCGATCAGGACGACATCCGCGCCTGGATCAAGGCGCGTAGGCCGATAGCGGGCAGCCTCTTTCTGACCCATGGCGAGGCGGACGCCATCGAAACGCTGCGGCGGCGGCTGCAATCGGACGCTGCGGCCGACTCCATCGTCACCCCGCAGATCGGCGAGCGCTATGCGCTGGCGTCGGGCGAGGCGGCGCGCCGTCTCTCGACCGGCCGGGTGAATGTACAGGAGGCGGTGGAGCGCGACTGGCAGAATGACTACGCCGACTTCGCCACCAATCTGAAGCGGGAACTGCAACGGATCGACGACGCCCGCGAGCGGCGCGAAGCCGTGCGGCGTATGAAGGAAGTCCTGCAATCCTATCACGACCAACGCGGGAGGAAGAAGGCTGGGCACTAG
- a CDS encoding phosphoribosyltransferase, producing MIFRDRQDAGQQLARRLRHLANEHPLVLALPRGGVPVAFEIATALKADLDLLFVRKLGAPGHEELGLGAVVDGADPQLVLNEDIVRDLAPSPNYLHAEMQRQLAEITRRREIYMHGIPPIDVARRTVILVDDGIATGGTVRAALKGLRKLGPARLILAVPVGPPDMLAKLRQECDELVCLAEPAPFFAVGAHYGYFDQTSDEEVVRLLQQARLEKAGSAAAR from the coding sequence ATGATCTTTCGTGACAGACAGGACGCAGGGCAACAGCTTGCGCGCCGACTTCGGCATCTTGCGAACGAGCATCCGCTTGTTCTGGCCTTGCCCCGTGGCGGCGTTCCCGTCGCATTCGAGATCGCAACCGCGCTGAAAGCGGATCTCGATCTGCTGTTCGTCAGAAAGCTGGGCGCGCCCGGTCATGAGGAACTTGGATTGGGCGCGGTCGTCGACGGTGCCGACCCGCAGCTCGTCCTCAACGAGGATATCGTTCGCGATCTCGCCCCCAGCCCCAATTATCTGCACGCGGAAATGCAGCGGCAGCTCGCCGAAATCACACGGCGGCGCGAGATATACATGCACGGCATCCCGCCGATCGACGTCGCCCGGCGCACCGTGATCCTGGTGGACGACGGCATCGCGACGGGGGGCACCGTCCGGGCCGCGCTCAAAGGCCTGCGCAAGCTTGGTCCGGCAAGGCTGATACTGGCGGTGCCGGTTGGCCCACCGGACATGCTGGCAAAGCTTAGACAGGAATGCGACGAGCTTGTCTGCCTGGCCGAGCCCGCACCCTTTTTCGCGGTCGGCGCGCATTACGGCTATTTCGACCAGACCAGCGATGAAGAGGTCGTGCGGCTGCTGCAACAAGCCCGGCTGGAGAAGGCGGGAAGCGCCGCAGCCCGATGA
- a CDS encoding L,D-transpeptidase family protein: MKRTFLLLLALLLPAAAAAGTPHWNGEQVRQLLGRLQSSGSEGLEPAAREAGKVRAALAQHDSGLVDQAATAAAVRLLKAHRTGCCQDEAPAYWRIGQEKRQDAEAAVADAVGRGEIDALFAEARPIHPDYLALARAYASETDPDRRAAIAANLDRWRWMPRALGARYLVVNAAAFEATLWQNNQRLGRWQVIVGKTKTPTPVFAAQVTGVTFNPWWEIPESIVAESVGKLVRTRPAEAARRGYVVQDGRYRQRPGPQNALGRMKLVMPNPYSIYLHDTPAQSLFERDVRAFSHGCVRVGDALGLATALLEAQSDWNRKKVDALVAAGHTLTVPLDRQIPVYVTYFTAEPDDLGGIRFFPDIYGRDPRPVKAGSDEDRCALQ; the protein is encoded by the coding sequence ATGAAAAGAACTTTTCTGCTTCTGCTCGCCCTTCTCCTCCCTGCCGCCGCCGCTGCCGGTACGCCTCACTGGAATGGCGAACAAGTGCGGCAGCTTCTCGGCCGCCTCCAATCCTCCGGCAGTGAAGGGCTTGAGCCGGCGGCAAGGGAGGCGGGCAAGGTGCGCGCCGCCCTCGCGCAGCATGATTCCGGACTGGTCGATCAGGCCGCCACGGCCGCGGCCGTCCGTCTGCTCAAGGCCCATCGGACAGGATGCTGTCAGGATGAGGCCCCCGCCTATTGGAGGATCGGACAAGAGAAGCGACAAGATGCCGAGGCGGCGGTCGCCGACGCGGTCGGGCGGGGTGAAATCGACGCGTTGTTCGCCGAGGCGCGGCCGATCCATCCCGATTATCTGGCGCTGGCGCGCGCCTATGCGTCCGAGACCGATCCCGACCGCCGCGCCGCTATTGCCGCGAACCTCGATCGCTGGCGCTGGATGCCCCGGGCGCTCGGCGCACGTTATCTGGTCGTCAATGCGGCTGCTTTCGAGGCGACGCTGTGGCAGAACAACCAGCGCCTCGGCCGCTGGCAGGTGATCGTCGGCAAGACGAAAACACCGACGCCCGTATTTGCGGCGCAGGTCACCGGCGTAACCTTCAACCCCTGGTGGGAGATACCGGAAAGCATCGTCGCCGAAAGCGTCGGCAAGCTGGTGCGAACCAGACCCGCCGAAGCCGCCCGCAGGGGTTATGTCGTGCAGGACGGGCGTTACCGCCAGCGGCCCGGCCCCCAGAACGCCCTTGGTCGGATGAAGCTGGTGATGCCCAATCCGTACAGCATCTATTTGCACGACACGCCCGCGCAATCGCTGTTCGAACGCGATGTGCGAGCCTTCAGCCATGGATGCGTTCGGGTGGGGGATGCACTGGGCCTTGCGACCGCTCTGCTCGAAGCGCAGTCCGACTGGAACAGGAAAAAGGTGGATGCGCTTGTCGCGGCGGGCCATACGTTGACGGTGCCGCTCGACCGCCAGATTCCGGTCTATGTGACCTATTTCACCGCGGAACCGGACGATCTGGGCGG
- a CDS encoding PfkB family carbohydrate kinase, which yields MPLSKQPDLSRRYSDNEDYNPDVESGNRWSPGSAKGAAHAQDAHDEGDRGDGFVGAMTHGFAQGWSAEDAFRLGRAAGTAAVMTPGTGLCHRKDIEHYFEMLVPVTGQS from the coding sequence ATGCCATTGTCAAAACAGCCAGATCTATCGAGGCGATATTCCGATAACGAAGATTATAACCCTGACGTTGAGTCCGGCAATCGATGGAGCCCCGGAAGCGCAAAAGGCGCGGCACACGCACAAGACGCGCATGACGAGGGAGACCGGGGCGACGGCTTCGTCGGCGCAATGACCCACGGCTTTGCGCAAGGATGGAGCGCCGAAGACGCCTTCAGGCTCGGCAGGGCGGCAGGAACGGCCGCAGTGATGACTCCCGGCACCGGCCTTTGCCACCGGAAGGACATCGAGCATTATTTTGAGATGCTCGTACCGGTCACCGGACAATCGTGA
- a CDS encoding murein L,D-transpeptidase catalytic domain family protein, whose translation MATAVAIGISPPSAASTITKARGISPGLLDDALNAFDRHRAVIQHRDYIGIADFSLPSWKPRFHIVNLEDGQSRSFLVAHGRGSDPAHQGWLQRFSNLPGSSATSSGAYLTGSDYQGQHGLSQRLTGLDPDNSNAAVRAIVIHSAWYVSHKMIDDHGKLGRSEGCFAFDEADLSAVMSRLKAGRMIYAAKPA comes from the coding sequence ATGGCGACGGCCGTGGCCATTGGAATATCCCCCCCGTCGGCGGCTTCGACGATCACCAAAGCGCGTGGAATATCGCCCGGGCTATTGGACGACGCGCTGAATGCATTCGACCGTCATCGCGCGGTGATTCAGCACCGGGACTATATCGGCATTGCCGATTTTTCCCTGCCTTCGTGGAAGCCCCGTTTTCACATCGTGAATCTGGAAGATGGGCAAAGCCGCTCGTTTCTGGTCGCGCACGGCCGCGGCTCGGACCCGGCGCACCAGGGGTGGCTGCAACGGTTCTCCAACTTGCCCGGCTCGAGCGCGACATCCTCGGGCGCGTATCTGACGGGCTCGGATTATCAGGGACAGCACGGCCTTTCACAACGGTTGACCGGTCTTGATCCTGACAACAGCAACGCCGCCGTGCGTGCAATCGTCATCCATTCGGCATGGTATGTCAGCCACAAAATGATCGACGATCACGGTAAGCTTGGGCGGAGCGAGGGCTGCTTTGCTTTTGATGAGGCTGATCTGAGCGCGGTGATGTCCCGCCTGAAAGCCGGTCGGATGATCTACGCGGCCAAGCCCGCATGA
- the ppsA gene encoding phosphoenolpyruvate synthase, with the protein MEQQSVIWFDQIGIGDVAAVGGKNASLGEMIVALSSAGVRVPAGFATTAAAYREFVSANDLEPDIRSHLEAYRAGKTSLAEAGRAIRGRFLDSAFPSAIADRISAAYEELGERLRLPDPATAVRSSATAEDLPDASFAGQQETFLNVRGRRALLDACRRCYASLFTDRAISYREAKGFDHMDVALSIGVQQMVRSDLSGSGVMFSIDTETGFPHAAVISAAWGLGEMVVQGSVNPDKYMVFKPLLQTDGARPIIEKTRGGKALKMVYAEGGSRRTRIVDTSAAERESFVLDDEDILQLARWAVLIEQHYGRPMDMEWAKHGETGELYIVQARPETVQATGSATAFRHYRLKEKGKVLATGAAIGSAIASGRACVIRSAADIADFQDGAVLVTEATDPDWVPIMKRAAGIVTDHGGTTSHAAIVSRELGVAAIVGTGDASSVIGDGQDITLSCAEGDTGTVYEGLLGFDQSEIDVGSLPDTRTDVMVNIANPAAAFQWWRLPARGVGLARMEFIINALIKAHPMALIHPERTSAEDQRRIRELTRGHDTPADYFVDTLARGIARLATPYHPYPAIVRLSDFKTNEYAHLIGGSVFEPEEENPMLGFRGASRYYDDRYREGFALECRALKRVRETLGFTNVVIMVPFCRTPEEADRVLEKMAKNGLRRGENGLQVYMMCEIPSNVVLAEEFATRFDGFSIGSNDLTQLVLGVDRDSGILAQLFDERNPAVTRMIAEAIRKAHEAGIKIGICGQAPSNYPEFARFLVGEGIDSISLNPDSFVATIAEIARAETAPG; encoded by the coding sequence ATGGAACAGCAGTCCGTAATCTGGTTCGACCAAATCGGTATTGGCGACGTCGCTGCGGTCGGCGGGAAGAACGCCTCACTGGGCGAGATGATCGTCGCACTTTCCTCCGCAGGGGTTCGCGTTCCTGCGGGTTTCGCCACCACGGCCGCCGCCTATCGCGAGTTCGTTTCGGCCAATGATCTGGAGCCCGATATTCGCAGCCATCTGGAGGCCTATCGTGCGGGAAAGACCAGCCTTGCGGAGGCTGGCCGGGCGATCCGCGGCCGCTTTCTCGACAGCGCATTTCCATCCGCCATCGCCGACCGGATAAGCGCCGCCTATGAGGAGCTGGGCGAAAGGCTGCGCCTGCCCGATCCGGCAACCGCCGTTCGCAGCAGCGCCACCGCCGAGGACCTGCCCGACGCCAGCTTTGCCGGCCAGCAGGAGACGTTTCTGAACGTCCGGGGCCGGCGGGCGCTGCTTGACGCATGCCGCCGCTGCTATGCATCGCTCTTCACCGACCGGGCGATCAGCTACCGCGAGGCCAAGGGCTTCGACCATATGGACGTGGCCCTTTCGATCGGCGTGCAGCAGATGGTGCGGTCCGACCTTTCAGGGTCGGGCGTGATGTTCTCCATCGATACCGAGACCGGCTTTCCGCATGCGGCGGTGATCAGCGCCGCCTGGGGTCTTGGCGAAATGGTCGTCCAGGGCAGCGTCAATCCGGACAAATATATGGTCTTCAAACCGCTGCTCCAGACGGACGGCGCGCGGCCCATCATCGAAAAGACCAGGGGCGGCAAGGCGCTGAAGATGGTCTATGCCGAAGGCGGCAGCAGGCGCACCCGGATCGTCGATACGAGCGCGGCCGAGCGGGAGAGCTTCGTCCTTGATGACGAGGACATTCTCCAGCTGGCCCGCTGGGCGGTGCTGATCGAGCAGCACTACGGCCGCCCGATGGACATGGAATGGGCAAAGCATGGCGAGACCGGGGAGCTTTACATCGTCCAGGCGCGGCCGGAGACGGTGCAGGCGACGGGCAGCGCCACCGCTTTCAGACACTATCGGCTGAAGGAGAAGGGAAAGGTCCTCGCCACGGGGGCCGCGATCGGAAGCGCGATTGCATCGGGCCGGGCCTGCGTGATCCGCAGCGCCGCCGACATTGCCGATTTCCAGGACGGCGCGGTTCTGGTCACCGAAGCGACCGATCCCGACTGGGTTCCGATCATGAAGCGCGCTGCCGGAATCGTGACGGATCATGGCGGAACCACCAGCCATGCGGCGATCGTCAGCCGTGAACTGGGGGTAGCGGCCATCGTCGGCACGGGCGACGCGAGCAGCGTCATCGGCGACGGGCAGGACATCACGTTATCCTGCGCCGAGGGCGATACCGGGACGGTTTATGAGGGCCTGCTGGGCTTCGACCAGTCGGAGATCGACGTGGGGTCCCTGCCCGACACCCGCACCGACGTGATGGTGAACATCGCCAATCCGGCGGCGGCGTTTCAATGGTGGCGTCTCCCGGCGCGCGGCGTGGGCCTCGCCCGGATGGAGTTCATCATCAACGCGCTGATCAAGGCGCATCCGATGGCGCTCATCCATCCGGAGCGGACCAGCGCCGAAGACCAGCGCCGCATCCGCGAACTGACGCGCGGCCATGACACACCCGCCGATTATTTCGTCGATACGCTGGCGAGGGGCATCGCAAGGCTGGCCACCCCCTATCATCCTTACCCGGCGATCGTCCGGCTGAGCGATTTCAAGACCAATGAATATGCCCATCTGATCGGCGGATCAGTGTTCGAGCCGGAGGAAGAGAATCCGATGCTCGGCTTCAGGGGCGCTTCCCGCTATTATGACGACCGCTATCGTGAAGGCTTCGCGCTTGAATGCCGTGCGCTGAAGCGGGTCCGCGAAACGCTGGGCTTCACCAATGTCGTCATCATGGTGCCGTTCTGCCGCACGCCGGAGGAGGCAGACCGCGTGCTGGAGAAAATGGCGAAAAACGGCCTTCGCCGGGGCGAGAATGGCCTTCAGGTCTATATGATGTGCGAAATACCGTCCAACGTCGTGCTGGCCGAAGAGTTCGCGACGCGGTTCGACGGCTTTTCGATCGGGTCCAACGACCTGACCCAGCTTGTGCTTGGCGTGGACCGGGACTCGGGCATCCTCGCCCAGCTGTTTGACGAGCGGAACCCGGCCGTCACCCGGATGATCGCCGAGGCGATCCGCAAGGCGCACGAAGCCGGGATCAAGATCGGAATCTGTGGTCAGGCGCCTAGCAACTATCCGGAGTTCGCCCGCTTCCTTGTGGGCGAAGGCATAGATTCCATTTCGCTGAACCCCGACAGCTTCGTCGCCACGATCGCCGAGATCGCGCGCGCCGAAACCGCGCCCGGCTAG
- a CDS encoding Hsp20/alpha crystallin family protein, translating to MNEMTKAPASKSQSPLSIFDRPLGEPLGWLRTEIDRLFDDFGRPTRSVFNFGQRGLAPVPALDMVDDEKAYRLTAELPGLAEKDIDISVADGVLRISGEKKEETERKEKGFLFSERRYGAFERDVPLPSDVNPDAIKAQFKDGVLTVTLAKDEKAAAHTRKITVEKA from the coding sequence ATGAACGAGATGACCAAGGCTCCTGCAAGCAAATCTCAGTCTCCCCTATCCATCTTCGATCGGCCATTGGGCGAGCCGTTGGGCTGGCTTCGCACGGAAATCGACCGGCTCTTCGATGATTTCGGTCGCCCCACGCGGAGTGTCTTCAATTTTGGCCAGCGTGGTCTCGCCCCCGTCCCCGCGCTGGACATGGTGGATGATGAAAAGGCGTACCGCCTGACTGCCGAACTTCCTGGTCTTGCGGAGAAGGACATCGACATCAGCGTTGCCGATGGCGTCCTCCGTATTTCGGGCGAAAAGAAGGAAGAAACCGAGCGCAAGGAAAAGGGCTTCTTGTTCAGCGAGCGCCGTTACGGCGCGTTCGAGCGTGACGTTCCGCTACCCAGCGACGTGAATCCCGATGCGATCAAGGCTCAGTTCAAGGACGGAGTGCTGACCGTAACCCTTGCAAAGGACGAGAAAGCGGCGGCGCACACTCGCAAGATCACAGTCGAAAAGGCATGA